Proteins from a single region of Streptomyces sp. Tu 3180:
- a CDS encoding sulfurtransferase produces MNATISASELARELTAGNPPVLLDVRWQLGTARAAGEPPFDGRAAYRAGHLPGAVFVDLDRELASAPGVHGRHPLPGLAEFGAAMRRAGVSSGTPVVVYDGGMGWGAARAWWLLRWTGHPDVRVLDGGLPSWEGPLETSQPAPAEGDFVPVPSAAGLLDADGAAALARSGVLLDARAGERYRGEVEPIDRVGGHIPGAVSAPTTENVGPDGRFLPAGELRARFGRLGVSGDTPVGVYCGSGVSAAHEVLALAVAGIPAALYVGSWSEWSSDPERPVAVGPDPQ; encoded by the coding sequence ATGAACGCCACCATCTCCGCATCCGAGCTCGCGCGTGAACTGACGGCCGGGAACCCTCCGGTGCTGCTCGACGTCCGCTGGCAGCTCGGCACGGCCAGGGCGGCCGGTGAGCCGCCGTTCGACGGACGGGCCGCGTACCGGGCCGGGCACCTGCCCGGCGCCGTCTTCGTGGACCTGGACAGGGAGTTGGCGTCCGCGCCGGGCGTGCACGGGCGCCATCCGCTGCCCGGTCTCGCCGAGTTCGGCGCCGCGATGCGACGGGCGGGCGTGTCGTCGGGGACACCGGTGGTCGTCTACGACGGGGGCATGGGCTGGGGCGCCGCCCGCGCGTGGTGGCTGCTGCGGTGGACGGGTCACCCGGACGTGCGGGTCCTCGACGGCGGGTTGCCGTCCTGGGAGGGGCCGTTGGAGACCTCGCAGCCGGCACCGGCCGAGGGCGACTTCGTCCCCGTGCCGTCGGCGGCCGGGCTGCTCGACGCCGACGGCGCGGCCGCGCTGGCCCGCTCGGGGGTGCTGCTGGACGCGCGCGCGGGGGAGCGGTACCGCGGCGAGGTGGAGCCGATCGACCGGGTCGGCGGGCACATCCCCGGCGCGGTCTCGGCGCCCACGACGGAGAACGTCGGCCCGGACGGCCGCTTCCTGCCCGCCGGGGAACTGCGCGCGCGCTTCGGGAGGCTGGGCGTGTCCGGGGACACGCCGGTCGGGGTGTACTGCGGTTCGGGCGTCTCCGCGGCCCACGAGGTGCTGGCGCTGGCGGTCGCGGGCATCCCGGCGGCGCTGTACGTCGGTTCCTGGTCCGAGTGGTCGTCGGACCCGGAGCGTCCGGTCGCGGTGGGTCCCGACCCGCAGTAG
- the sepH gene encoding septation protein SepH has translation MPELRVVAVSNDGTRLVLKAADSTEYTLPIDERLRAAVRGDRPRLGQIEIEVESHLRPRDIQARIRAGATAEEVAQMAGIPVDRVRRFEGPVLAERAFMAERARKTPVRRPGENSGPPLGEAVQERLLLRGAEKDTVQWDSWRRDDGTWEVLLVYRVAGEPHSASWTYDPPRRLVQAVDDEARSLIGESDDLAAPEPSFPFVPRIARLPRDRPLDRSGDRERPSLPAQASEPPEETTATASGERDSLTSLLEAVPSFRGDLVVPERAPESDPEEPDTEPEAEEPPAPAASAGSAYADVLMPRSVGSHRDRLIGATDRQAEADGVRPGRRAAVPSWDEIVFGTRRKKQE, from the coding sequence ATGCCCGAACTGCGTGTCGTGGCCGTCTCGAATGACGGCACACGGCTGGTGCTGAAGGCTGCGGACAGCACGGAGTACACGCTTCCGATCGACGAACGGCTCCGCGCCGCCGTGCGCGGCGACCGTCCCCGCCTCGGCCAGATCGAGATCGAGGTGGAGAGCCACCTCCGCCCCCGCGACATCCAGGCGCGTATAAGAGCCGGCGCGACCGCGGAGGAGGTCGCGCAGATGGCCGGCATCCCCGTGGACCGCGTGCGCCGCTTCGAGGGCCCCGTCCTCGCCGAGCGCGCCTTCATGGCCGAACGCGCCCGCAAGACCCCGGTCCGCCGGCCCGGCGAGAACTCCGGTCCCCCGCTGGGCGAGGCGGTTCAGGAGCGGCTGCTGCTGCGCGGCGCGGAGAAGGACACCGTCCAGTGGGACTCCTGGCGCCGCGACGACGGCACCTGGGAAGTGCTGCTGGTCTACCGGGTGGCGGGCGAACCGCACTCGGCGAGCTGGACGTACGACCCGCCCCGGCGGCTCGTCCAGGCCGTCGACGACGAGGCGCGCTCGCTGATCGGCGAGTCCGACGACCTCGCCGCGCCCGAGCCCAGCTTCCCGTTCGTGCCGCGCATCGCGCGGCTGCCGCGCGACCGCCCGCTGGACCGTTCCGGCGACCGCGAGCGGCCGAGCCTGCCCGCGCAGGCGTCCGAGCCCCCCGAGGAGACCACCGCCACGGCCTCCGGCGAACGGGACTCGCTGACCAGCCTGCTGGAGGCGGTGCCGAGCTTCCGGGGCGACCTGGTCGTCCCCGAGCGGGCACCCGAGTCCGACCCCGAGGAGCCCGACACCGAGCCCGAGGCGGAGGAGCCGCCGGCTCCCGCGGCCTCGGCCGGCTCCGCCTACGCGGACGTGCTCATGCCCCGTTCGGTCGGCAGTCACCGGGACCGTCTCATCGGCGCCACCGACCGTCAGGCCGAGGCGGACGGCGTCCGGCCGGGCCGCCGTGCGGCGGTGCCGAGCTGGGACGAGATCGTGTTCGGGACGCGGCGCAAGAAGCAGGAGTAG
- a CDS encoding D-arabinono-1,4-lactone oxidase, protein MGSTTSAKNGTWRNWGGNVSARPAREVAPASVDELAAAVRRAAEDGLPVKPVGTGHSFTSIAATDGVLIRPHLLTGIRDVDRAAGTVTVEAGTPLKRLNVALAREGLSLANMGDIMEQTVSGATSTGTHGTGRDSASIAAQIRGLELVTADGSVLTCSEEENPEVFAAARIGLGALGVITAITFAVEPLFLLTAREEPMPFDRVCAEFDQLHAENEHFEFYWFPHTGNTNTKRNNRSAGPERPVPPLKGWFEDEFLSNGVFQVANWIGRAAPATVPAIARISSRALSARTYTDIPYKVFTSPRRVRFVEMEYAVPREALVETLRELKATVDRSPLRVGFPVEVRTAPADDITLSTASGRDSAYIAVHMFRGTPYQAYFTAAERIFTAHGGRPHWGKIHTRDAEYLSRAYPRFAEFTALRDRLDPERRFGNAYLRRVLGA, encoded by the coding sequence TTGGGCAGCACGACGAGCGCGAAGAACGGCACGTGGCGTAACTGGGGAGGCAACGTCTCCGCCCGTCCCGCGCGGGAGGTCGCGCCCGCCTCGGTCGACGAACTGGCCGCCGCCGTGCGCCGGGCCGCCGAGGACGGGCTGCCGGTGAAGCCGGTGGGCACCGGGCACTCCTTCACCTCCATAGCCGCCACCGACGGCGTGCTGATCCGGCCTCACCTGCTGACCGGCATACGCGACGTCGACCGCGCGGCCGGCACCGTCACGGTCGAGGCCGGCACCCCGCTCAAGAGGCTCAACGTGGCCCTGGCGCGCGAGGGCCTGTCGCTGGCCAACATGGGCGACATCATGGAGCAGACGGTCTCCGGGGCCACCAGCACCGGCACCCACGGCACGGGCCGCGACTCCGCCTCCATCGCCGCCCAGATCAGGGGGCTGGAGCTGGTCACCGCCGACGGTTCGGTGCTCACCTGCTCCGAGGAGGAGAACCCGGAGGTCTTCGCCGCCGCCCGCATCGGCCTCGGCGCCCTCGGCGTGATCACCGCTATCACCTTCGCGGTGGAGCCGCTCTTCCTGCTCACGGCCCGCGAGGAGCCGATGCCCTTCGACCGGGTCTGCGCCGAGTTCGACCAACTGCACGCCGAGAACGAGCACTTCGAGTTCTACTGGTTCCCGCACACCGGCAACACCAACACCAAGCGCAACAACCGCAGCGCGGGTCCGGAACGGCCGGTGCCGCCGCTCAAGGGCTGGTTCGAGGACGAGTTCCTCTCCAACGGCGTCTTCCAGGTGGCCAACTGGATCGGCCGCGCGGCGCCCGCGACCGTCCCGGCCATCGCGCGGATCTCCAGCAGGGCGCTGTCCGCGCGGACCTACACCGACATCCCCTACAAGGTGTTCACGTCCCCGCGCCGGGTGCGCTTCGTGGAGATGGAGTACGCCGTGCCGCGCGAGGCCCTGGTGGAGACGCTGCGGGAGCTCAAGGCGACGGTCGACCGCTCGCCCCTGCGGGTCGGCTTCCCCGTCGAGGTGCGCACCGCCCCGGCCGACGACATCACCCTGTCCACGGCGTCCGGGCGGGACAGCGCGTACATCGCCGTCCACATGTTCAGGGGCACCCCCTATCAGGCGTACTTCACCGCGGCCGAGCGCATCTTCACCGCGCACGGGGGGCGGCCCCATTGGGGGAAGATCCACACGCGGGACGCCGAGTACCTCTCCCGGGCGTATCCGCGCTTCGCCGAGTTCACGGCGCTCCGGGACCGGCTGGATCCGGAACGCCGGTTCGGGAACGCCTACCTGCGCAGGGTCCTGGGGGCGTAG
- a CDS encoding MFS transporter, with product MPSPYRALFAAPGSKAFSAAGFLGRMPLSMMGIGVVTMISQLTGRYGLAGALSATIALAAAVAGPQVSRLVDRYGQRRVLRPATLISLAAAALLLCAAHYGWPEWVLFAACVGIGCVPSVGAMIRARWAALYRGTPRLHTAYSFESVVDEICFIFGPIVSIGLSTAWFPEAGPLLAACFLAAGVFWLTAQRATEPEPHPREHTGGGTALRSAGLQVLVATFVATGAIFGAVDVVTVAFAEEEGHKAAASVVLAVYALGSCVAGLVFGLLRFAGAAELRWLLGVCAMAVSMIPLLLVGNLPFLAVALFVAGLSIAPTMITTMSLIEEHVPRAQLTEGMTWVSTGLAVGVALGSSVAGWVIDAAGARAGYGVPAVSGAVAVAVGFLGYRRLKRPAPGRGGSVGQHDEREERHVA from the coding sequence GTGCCCAGCCCTTATCGCGCCCTGTTCGCCGCCCCCGGCAGCAAGGCCTTCTCCGCCGCGGGGTTCCTCGGCCGGATGCCGCTGTCCATGATGGGCATCGGCGTGGTGACCATGATCTCCCAGCTCACCGGGCGCTACGGCCTGGCCGGCGCCCTGTCGGCCACCATCGCGCTGGCCGCCGCCGTGGCCGGCCCGCAGGTCTCCCGCCTGGTGGACCGGTACGGCCAGCGGCGGGTGCTGCGCCCGGCGACGCTGATCTCGCTCGCCGCCGCGGCGCTGCTGCTGTGCGCCGCGCACTACGGCTGGCCCGAGTGGGTGCTGTTCGCCGCCTGCGTCGGCATCGGCTGCGTACCGAGCGTCGGCGCGATGATCCGGGCCCGCTGGGCCGCCCTGTACCGGGGCACCCCGCGCCTGCACACCGCGTACTCCTTCGAGTCCGTGGTGGACGAGATCTGCTTCATCTTCGGGCCGATCGTCTCCATCGGGCTGTCCACGGCCTGGTTCCCGGAGGCCGGTCCGCTGCTCGCGGCGTGCTTCCTGGCGGCGGGCGTCTTCTGGCTGACCGCACAGCGCGCCACCGAGCCCGAGCCGCATCCGCGCGAGCACACCGGCGGCGGCACCGCGCTGCGCTCCGCGGGCCTGCAGGTCCTGGTCGCGACGTTCGTGGCGACGGGGGCGATCTTCGGCGCCGTCGACGTGGTCACCGTGGCCTTCGCGGAGGAGGAGGGGCACAAGGCCGCCGCCAGCGTGGTGCTCGCCGTGTACGCGCTGGGCTCCTGCGTGGCGGGCCTCGTGTTCGGGCTGCTGCGCTTCGCGGGGGCGGCGGAACTCCGCTGGCTGCTGGGCGTGTGCGCGATGGCCGTGAGTATGATCCCCCTCCTACTGGTCGGGAACCTGCCGTTTCTGGCCGTGGCGCTGTTCGTTGCGGGTCTGTCCATCGCCCCCACGATGATCACGACGATGTCCCTCATCGAAGAGCACGTACCGCGCGCGCAGCTCACCGAGGGCATGACCTGGGTGAGCACCGGACTCGCGGTCGGCGTCGCGCTCGGCTCCTCCGTGGCCGGCTGGGTGATCGACGCGGCCGGGGCGCGGGCGGGGTACGGGGTCCCGGCGGTGTCCGGGGCCGTCGCGGTCGCGGTCGGTTTCCTCGGTTACCGCCGGCTCAAGCGGCCGGCTCCGGGTCGGGGAGGCTCCGTTGGGCAGCACGACGAGCGCGAAGAACGGCACGTGGCGTAA
- a CDS encoding ferrochelatase encodes MPDVLDSTPYDALLLLSFGGPEGPDDVVPFLENVTRGRGIPKERLKEVGQHYFLFGGVSPINDQNRALLEALREDFAGHGLDLPVYWGNRNWAPYLTDTLREMVRDGRRRVLVLATSAYASYSGCRQYRENLADALATLEAEGLPLPEIDKLRHYFNHPGFVEPMVDGVVRALADLPEDVRDGAHIAFCTHSIPNAAADTSGPVEGHGDGGAYVRQHLDVARLIADAVRERTGVDHPWQLVYQSRSGAPHVPWLEPDICDHLEERHAAGVPAVVMAPIGFVSDHMEVLYDLDTEATAKAEELGLPVRRSATVGADPRFAAAVRELIVERAAAARGQDVTPCALGALGPSHDLCPVGCCPARTPRPAAAGADSPYA; translated from the coding sequence ATGCCAGACGTGCTCGATTCCACCCCCTACGATGCCCTGCTCCTGCTCTCCTTCGGAGGCCCGGAGGGCCCGGACGACGTGGTCCCGTTCCTGGAGAACGTCACGCGCGGACGCGGCATTCCCAAGGAACGCCTGAAGGAGGTCGGACAGCACTACTTCCTGTTCGGCGGGGTCAGCCCCATCAACGACCAGAACCGCGCCCTGCTGGAAGCGCTGCGCGAGGACTTCGCCGGGCACGGCCTCGACCTGCCGGTCTACTGGGGCAACCGCAACTGGGCGCCGTACCTCACCGACACCCTGCGCGAGATGGTCCGGGACGGCCGCCGCCGCGTCCTCGTCCTGGCCACCAGCGCCTACGCCTCGTACTCCGGCTGCCGCCAGTACCGCGAGAACCTCGCCGACGCGCTCGCGACGCTGGAGGCGGAGGGCCTTCCGCTGCCGGAGATCGACAAGCTGCGGCACTACTTCAACCACCCCGGCTTCGTGGAGCCCATGGTCGACGGGGTCGTCCGGGCGCTCGCCGACCTCCCCGAGGACGTCCGGGACGGCGCGCACATCGCCTTCTGCACCCACTCGATCCCGAACGCGGCCGCGGACACCTCCGGCCCCGTCGAGGGGCACGGCGACGGCGGTGCCTACGTCCGCCAGCACCTGGACGTGGCCCGGCTGATCGCCGACGCCGTCCGGGAGCGCACCGGCGTCGACCACCCCTGGCAGCTCGTCTACCAGTCCCGTTCGGGCGCCCCGCACGTGCCCTGGCTGGAGCCCGACATCTGCGACCACCTCGAGGAGCGGCACGCGGCCGGGGTCCCGGCCGTGGTGATGGCCCCCATCGGCTTCGTCTCCGACCACATGGAGGTCCTCTACGACCTCGACACCGAGGCCACGGCCAAGGCCGAGGAGCTGGGCCTGCCGGTGCGCCGCTCGGCGACCGTCGGCGCCGACCCGCGGTTCGCCGCCGCGGTCCGCGAGCTGATCGTGGAGCGCGCCGCCGCCGCGCGGGGGCAGGACGTCACGCCGTGCGCCCTGGGCGCCCTCGGCCCGAGCCACGACCTGTGCCCGGTCGGCTGCTGCCCGGCCCGCACCCCGCGCCCCGCCGCCGCGGGCGCCGACAGCCCCTACGCATGA
- a CDS encoding inositol monophosphatase family protein — protein MTDPLHAELLQLAREAARRAGELLRDGRPADLAVAATKSSPIDVVTEMDIAAEKLITGLIAERRPEDGLLGEEGASTEGTSGIRWVIDPLDGTVNYLYGLPTWAVSIAAEQDGETVVGAVAAPMRGEAYHAVRGGGAWATGAWDGERRLTCRPSPPLDQALVSTGFNYVAEVRTHQAGVAQRLIPLLRDIRRGGSAAVDLCDVAAGRLDGYYERGLHPWDLAAGDLIAREAGALTGGRPGERPSWDLTVAAVPGVFEPLQRLLEDFGAWHD, from the coding sequence GTGACCGACCCCCTGCACGCGGAACTGCTGCAGCTCGCCCGTGAGGCGGCCCGCCGGGCGGGCGAGCTGCTGCGGGACGGCCGCCCGGCCGACCTGGCGGTCGCCGCCACCAAGTCCAGCCCGATCGACGTCGTCACCGAGATGGACATCGCGGCCGAGAAGCTGATCACCGGGCTGATCGCCGAGCGCCGCCCGGAGGACGGCCTCCTCGGCGAGGAGGGCGCCTCCACCGAGGGCACCAGCGGCATCCGCTGGGTGATCGACCCGCTCGACGGCACGGTCAACTACCTGTACGGCCTGCCCACCTGGGCCGTCTCCATCGCCGCCGAGCAGGACGGCGAGACGGTGGTCGGAGCCGTCGCCGCCCCGATGCGGGGCGAGGCGTACCACGCGGTGCGCGGCGGCGGCGCCTGGGCCACGGGCGCCTGGGACGGCGAGCGCCGGCTCACCTGCCGGCCCTCGCCGCCCCTGGACCAGGCCCTGGTCTCGACCGGCTTCAACTACGTCGCCGAGGTCCGCACCCACCAGGCCGGCGTCGCGCAGCGGCTGATCCCCCTCCTGCGGGACATCCGGCGCGGCGGCTCGGCCGCGGTGGACCTGTGCGACGTCGCCGCGGGCCGTCTCGACGGCTACTACGAACGCGGTCTGCACCCCTGGGACCTCGCCGCCGGTGACCTGATCGCCCGCGAGGCGGGCGCGCTGACCGGCGGACGCCCCGGAGAGCGCCCCTCGTGGGACCTCACGGTCGCGGCCGTCCCGGGCGTCTTCGAGCCCCTCCAGCGGCTCCTGGAGGACTTCGGCGCCTGGCACGACTGA
- a CDS encoding response regulator transcription factor, with protein sequence MRVLVVEDEQLLADAVATGLRREAMAVDVVYDGAAALERIGVNDYDVVVLDRDLPLVHGDDVCRKIVELGMPTRVLMLTASGDVSDRVEGLEIGADDYLPKPFAFSELIARVRALGRRTSVPLPPVLERAGIKLDPNRREVFRDGKEVQLAPKEFAVLEVLMRSEGAVVSAEQLLEKAWDENTDPFTNVVRVTVMTLRRKLGEPPVIVTVPGSGYRI encoded by the coding sequence GTGCGCGTACTCGTCGTCGAGGACGAGCAGCTGCTCGCCGATGCGGTGGCCACCGGACTGCGCCGGGAGGCCATGGCCGTCGACGTCGTGTACGACGGTGCGGCCGCCCTGGAGCGCATCGGCGTCAACGACTACGACGTGGTCGTCCTCGACCGCGACCTCCCGCTCGTGCACGGTGACGACGTCTGCCGCAAGATCGTCGAGCTCGGCATGCCCACGCGCGTGCTGATGCTCACGGCGTCCGGCGACGTCAGCGACCGCGTCGAGGGCCTGGAGATCGGCGCCGACGACTACCTGCCCAAGCCCTTCGCGTTCAGCGAGCTCATCGCGCGCGTGCGCGCCCTCGGGCGGCGCACGAGCGTGCCCCTGCCGCCCGTCCTGGAGCGCGCCGGGATCAAGCTCGACCCCAACCGCCGCGAGGTCTTCCGCGACGGCAAGGAGGTCCAGCTCGCGCCCAAGGAGTTCGCCGTCCTGGAGGTGCTCATGCGCAGCGAGGGCGCGGTGGTCTCCGCGGAGCAGCTGCTGGAGAAGGCCTGGGACGAGAACACGGACCCGTTCACCAACGTGGTGCGGGTGACCGTGATGACCCTGCGCCGCAAGCTGGGCGAGCCGCCGGTCATCGTGACCGTGCCCGGCTCCGGCTACCGGATCTGA
- a CDS encoding HAMP domain-containing sensor histidine kinase, translated as MAATPAPPTAPPKPTWDPRKPEPPFPWLRPTIRIRLTLLYGGMFLIAGILLLSIIYLLAAQALRTGSQPLYKIVDFADLKVASSDCPVVDNGDLSLPEFNAAISDCIDRQRQAALDNLLSRSLLALLGLAVIAFAFGYAMAGRVLSPLGRITRTARAVAGSDLSRRIELDGPDDELKELADTFDDMLERLQRAFTAQQRFVGNASHELRTPLAINRTLLEVHLSDPDAPVELQQLGKTLLATNERSEQLVEGLLLLARSDNQIVERKAVDLAEVASQAIDQAHAEAEAKGVEIRGTREPAVVQGNGVLLERIALNLVQNAVRYNVPEDGWVEVTTQVQHGQAVLVVANTGPVVPAYEIDNLFEPFRRLRTERTGSDKGVGLGLSIVRSVARAHGGHISAQPREGGGLVMRFTLPL; from the coding sequence ATGGCCGCCACCCCCGCGCCCCCCACCGCGCCCCCCAAGCCCACCTGGGACCCGAGGAAGCCGGAGCCGCCCTTCCCGTGGCTGCGCCCGACCATCCGGATACGCCTCACACTCCTGTACGGCGGCATGTTCCTGATCGCCGGGATACTGCTGCTGTCGATCATCTACCTGCTGGCCGCCCAGGCCCTGCGCACCGGCAGCCAGCCGCTGTACAAGATCGTCGACTTCGCCGACCTCAAGGTCGCCAGCAGCGACTGCCCGGTGGTGGACAACGGTGACCTGTCGCTGCCCGAGTTCAACGCCGCGATCAGCGACTGCATCGACCGCCAGCGCCAGGCCGCCCTGGACAACCTGCTCAGCCGCTCGCTGCTGGCCCTGCTCGGCCTCGCCGTCATCGCCTTCGCCTTCGGCTACGCCATGGCCGGCCGGGTCCTGTCGCCGCTGGGCCGGATCACCCGCACCGCCCGTGCGGTGGCGGGCTCCGACCTGTCCCGCCGGATCGAGCTGGACGGCCCGGACGACGAGCTGAAGGAGCTGGCCGACACCTTCGACGACATGCTGGAGCGGCTCCAGCGGGCGTTCACCGCCCAGCAGCGCTTCGTCGGCAACGCCTCGCACGAGCTGCGCACCCCGCTGGCGATCAACCGCACGCTCCTGGAGGTGCACCTGTCCGACCCGGACGCGCCGGTGGAGCTCCAGCAGCTCGGCAAGACCCTGCTGGCCACCAACGAGCGCAGCGAACAGCTCGTCGAGGGCCTGCTGCTGCTCGCCCGCAGCGACAACCAGATCGTCGAGCGCAAGGCCGTGGACCTCGCCGAGGTGGCCTCCCAGGCCATCGACCAGGCGCACGCCGAGGCGGAGGCCAAGGGCGTGGAGATCCGCGGCACCCGCGAGCCCGCGGTCGTCCAGGGCAACGGCGTGCTGCTGGAGCGGATCGCCCTGAACCTGGTGCAGAACGCCGTGCGCTACAACGTGCCCGAGGACGGCTGGGTCGAGGTCACCACCCAGGTCCAGCACGGCCAGGCGGTCCTGGTGGTGGCCAACACGGGACCGGTCGTGCCGGCGTACGAGATCGACAACCTCTTCGAGCCGTTCCGGCGGCTGCGCACCGAGCGCACGGGCAGCGACAAGGGCGTGGGACTGGGGCTGTCCATCGTCCGGTCGGTGGCCCGGGCGCACGGCGGGCACATCTCGGCCCAGCCGCGCGAGGGGGGCGGGCTCGTGATGCGGTTCACCCTGCCCCTCTGA
- a CDS encoding DUF4193 domain-containing protein, giving the protein MATDYDTPRKTDDDVDSDSLEELKARRNDKSASAVDVDEFEAAEGLELPGADLSNEELAVRVLPKQQDEFTCMSCFLVHHRSQLAREKNGQPICRDCD; this is encoded by the coding sequence ATGGCAACCGACTACGACACTCCACGCAAGACCGACGACGACGTCGATTCGGACAGCCTCGAAGAGCTGAAGGCTCGACGGAACGACAAGTCGGCTTCTGCCGTGGACGTCGACGAGTTCGAGGCCGCCGAGGGCCTCGAGCTGCCCGGAGCGGACCTCTCGAACGAGGAGCTGGCCGTCCGGGTACTGCCCAAGCAGCAGGACGAGTTCACTTGCATGAGCTGCTTCCTGGTGCATCACCGCAGCCAGCTGGCCCGCGAGAAGAACGGCCAGCCGATCTGCCGCGACTGCGACTGA
- a CDS encoding DUF3093 domain-containing protein gives MQLSAAPYEERLTAPRSWWLISFLAGVSMALILLPFGTLPMLGGLAGGTAVAAVVASSYGSVRIRVVGGSLIAGEARIPVTALGEAEVLDAEEARAWRTYKADPRSFMLLRAYIPGALRVEITDPEDPTPYVFLSTREPERLAEALRAAKAAA, from the coding sequence ATGCAGCTCTCCGCCGCCCCGTACGAAGAACGCCTGACCGCCCCCCGCTCCTGGTGGCTGATCTCCTTCCTGGCGGGGGTCTCCATGGCGCTGATCCTGCTGCCGTTCGGCACGCTGCCGATGCTCGGCGGTCTGGCCGGCGGCACCGCCGTCGCGGCGGTGGTGGCCAGCTCCTACGGTTCGGTGCGCATCCGGGTCGTGGGCGGCAGCCTGATCGCGGGCGAGGCGAGGATCCCGGTGACGGCGCTGGGCGAGGCGGAGGTCCTGGACGCCGAGGAGGCCCGCGCCTGGCGCACCTACAAGGCCGACCCGCGCTCCTTCATGCTGCTGCGCGCCTACATCCCGGGGGCGCTGCGCGTGGAGATCACGGACCCGGAGGACCCGACCCCCTACGTCTTCCTGTCGACCCGTGAGCCGGAGCGTCTGGCCGAGGCGCTGCGGGCGGCGAAGGCCGCCGCGTAG
- a CDS encoding PaaI family thioesterase: MSGTSAALQPPADAVKPVRHPDAPAPGELLGAHYGQCFGCGDEQAHGLHLQARAGEGVSITAEFTVQAAHQGAPGLAHGGVLATALDETLGSLNWLLRVIAVTGRLETDFVRPVPVGTTLYLEAEVTAVAGRKIYCSATGRVGGPDGPVAVRADALFVQVKVDHFVDHGREEEIRAAMSDPDQVRRARAFEVNP, encoded by the coding sequence GTGAGTGGTACTTCCGCAGCTCTTCAGCCCCCGGCCGACGCCGTGAAACCGGTGCGCCATCCGGACGCCCCCGCACCCGGTGAGCTCCTCGGCGCCCACTACGGCCAGTGTTTCGGCTGTGGTGACGAGCAGGCCCACGGACTGCACCTCCAGGCCCGCGCCGGCGAAGGGGTGTCGATCACCGCCGAGTTCACCGTGCAGGCCGCCCACCAGGGCGCCCCCGGCCTCGCGCACGGCGGTGTGCTCGCCACCGCCCTGGACGAGACGCTCGGCTCGCTGAACTGGCTGCTGCGCGTCATCGCGGTGACCGGCAGGCTGGAGACCGACTTCGTCCGCCCCGTGCCGGTCGGCACGACGCTGTACCTGGAGGCGGAGGTCACGGCGGTGGCCGGCCGGAAGATCTACTGCAGCGCCACCGGACGCGTCGGCGGCCCGGACGGGCCCGTCGCGGTCCGCGCCGACGCGCTGTTCGTCCAGGTCAAGGTCGACCACTTCGTCGACCACGGCCGCGAGGAGGAGATCCGGGCCGCCATGAGCGACCCCGACCAGGTCCGGCGCGCCCGCGCCTTCGAGGTGAACCCGTGA
- the dut gene encoding dUTP diphosphatase, giving the protein MSEPGRGALDVLLRRVDPDVPLPAYEHPGDAGADLRTTEACELAPGERAVLPTGVSVALPEGYAAFVHPRSGLAARCGVALVNAPGTVDAGYRGEIKVIVVNLDPRETVRFERFDRIAQLVVQQVERVRFVPVAELPGSARAEGGFGSTGGHASVEGENGTSGQAALGGTAGGNRYASVVSDREGQ; this is encoded by the coding sequence GTGAGCGAGCCCGGCCGGGGCGCACTCGACGTGCTGCTCCGGCGCGTCGACCCGGACGTACCGCTTCCGGCGTATGAACACCCGGGTGACGCGGGAGCCGATCTGCGGACCACCGAGGCGTGCGAACTGGCCCCCGGCGAGCGGGCCGTCCTGCCCACCGGGGTGTCTGTGGCCCTGCCCGAGGGGTACGCGGCCTTCGTGCACCCGCGATCCGGTCTCGCCGCCCGCTGCGGCGTCGCCCTGGTGAATGCCCCGGGGACGGTTGATGCCGGGTACCGTGGGGAGATCAAGGTGATCGTGGTGAATCTCGACCCGCGCGAGACCGTGCGGTTCGAGCGCTTCGACCGGATTGCCCAACTGGTCGTCCAGCAGGTCGAGAGGGTCCGCTTCGTACCGGTGGCGGAACTTCCCGGCTCGGCGCGGGCCGAGGGGGGCTTCGGGTCCACCGGCGGGCACGCCTCGGTGGAGGGCGAGAACGGCACAAGCGGTCAGGCCGCCCTGGGCGGCACAGCGGGTGGGAATCGATACGCTTCGGTCGTATCCGACCGGGAAGGACAGTGA